The Arcobacter sp. LA11 nucleotide sequence AAGCAAACCAAAGATTGGACTTTTTACCTGATAATGCAAAAGAATCAGTAAATCGTCTTATTAAATTTAATATTTTAAATAAATATCAAACTATAGAACATCTTGAAAAAGCTTTTGAAAGATTTGATAAAAGATTATCTAAAAAATTAGCTTCAAGGGATACTGCTAGTAGTTATTTTGAGGCTGTTGAAAAGAATATAATTGAATTGGAAAAAGATTTTATGATTTTCTTTCCTGAATTATGTAAGCATGTAAGAAAGAATATTGATAATGATAAAATCAAACATTGGAGGATTTAAAATCCTCGTCTTGTTTTAAAGAATACTATTTATTTTTCTTTCTTGAAGCCTTAGCCATTTTTGCTTTTTTCTTAGCTTTCTTTTTTGCTAAATCTAAGTTTGCTTTTTTTCTTGCATTAATCACTTGTTCTGTATTGTTTTTTTCTTGTGAAAAGCCTTTTTCACCTGCATTTTTTTTCTCTTTTATTTTTGATACTAGTTTATTACTTTTTTTTGTATTGACACTAGAAGTATTTAACTCTGACATCTTATTTACCTTCTTATTTTATGATTGGATTGTATAAAAATTTTAATAAAAAAGATATTATATATCTAAAAATGTTTTTCAAAATTTATTATGTCTTCTCTTGTTAAAGATAGCTTTTCTAGCTGATTCTTTTGAATAATAGGATTCATCAAAGCATTTTTTGCGTTAATATGAGGAATACCCACAAGATGTAATATTTCATGAGCTAAAATAGTTTTCAATTCTTTTAAACTATCAAAACCATAAATATCAATTTTATTCATATTATTTCTTATATTTTTTTCTTTTACTATCTTTCCATCTTTATAATATGTTTTTAGTCTTATTTCTTTTATACCAAATGTCATACCTTTTATTTTTTTAAAATTTCTTGACATTACTTCTAATTCATTGTTGTATTTATTATGTTTACGAATTAGACTATTGTATAAACGGATATTTTTATTGTATTTATCTACAACACTTTTTACATAACTTTGTTCTTTTTTTAATTTTTTCAATTGTATATGTAATTTTGTTTTTTGTTTTTTTACATAGTTTTGGATTTTATTATATTCTGATTTTGATACGTTTTTCTTTTTATTAACTTCTCTTATATAATCATTTAAATCTCTCATTCTTTTATTGAGAATATTATTTTGCTTTGTAAACAATTTTTTTAATTTATTTACATCTTTAATTTTTTTAGGAAATGATTTTTGTAATTTTTTTATCTCTTTTTCTTTTTGTTTTAATTTCCTTATATGATGTTCAATACGTTTTTCTAGTTTCGAAGGTGGAACATATACAATATTTATATCTTTACCTTGTAATTGTGAATAATCAAAGATATTCATATTCAATTCTGCTTCAAGAAAATATTCTATTTCATCTATAATTGTACGAAGTTCATATTCAGAAATTCTATCTTTGTAATAATCATCAATCTTACCAATACGCAACTTCTTATATGATGCCGAAGATATATTCACCAATAAAAAAAATAGTAATAATATTTTAAAAAACATTGTTCTTCTTAGCTTGATAGTTTTTTTGTCGTTTAGTAAAACTATTTACTTTTGAGCGATTGCCACAGCCTTCCATACTACACCATCGTCTAGAATGATTTTTTGAAGTATCAATAAAAAGTAAACTACAAGTATGATTATGACACTTTTTTAAATATTGAAGTTCTTTTGAGTTTAAAAGTTTTGCCACTTCTATAGCTATTAAAGTTAAAAATAAATTATACTTATTTGCTTTTATAGAAAAATCAAGAATATATGTATTATCTTCTATTCTAACTTGAGGATGAACTTTATTTTCAAATAAAATATTATTCGTCTTTTCTACTAAATCATTCATTGTATTTTCTGATTCAGAATATTCATTAAAACTTTTTTTCAATAAAGCTCTGTAAGAAACAATATCATCGAAATATTTTTTTTGCATTTGTAAGTCTAATTTTTCAATATTTTTAATTAAACCTACTTTTAAAAACCACTCTTCAATATCTTTATACTCTTCAAAAAGTTCTTTAAGTTCTCCATTAGGTGTAAACTGGGTATTTATAAAGTCTGTTACAAGGTGTGAACCAATAAATAAAAAAGATTTAATACTAACTTCCTTTTTATTTATATCATAACATTACAGAGCTTATTTTAAACTAACTAGTAAAAACTACTTGACAGGTTAAATAAAAAATGTTAAACTTTCACTAACCATCTAAATTTATTTAGACAGTTAGAAAATAAAAAGGATAAAAAATGAAAGTTGGTCATATAGGAATAAATGTTAGAGATATTGAAGTTTCAAAAAAATTTTATATAAATTTATTTGATTTTGAAATTATTGCAGAATCAAAAGAAAAAGATAAAAAATATGTATTCTTAGGTAATAATGGAGAACTTCTTATTACTCTATGGGAACAATCAAATAAAGAGTTTTCAAAAACAACTGCAGGATTACACCATCTAGCTTTTGTTTTAAAAGATTTAGATGAATTAAAAGTGTTTGAAGAGAAAATAGAGAAATTTAATATAGAAAAAATCTATGATACAGTTGTTTCTCATAGAGAAGGTGCCGAATCAGGAGGCCTATTTTTTTTAGATCCAGATAGAACTAGATTAGAAGTTTATGTTACAAAAGGTGCACATACATGTAAACCTGCATCAGATGATTCTCCCTCATGTGGATTTTTTTAGAAAGGATATAAGATGTCATCAATTTACCATGAAGGAGAGTATTATATTCAAGAAAAAATGGGTGTTAGAAAAGATTCTGATTCTCTTTCTTCTATGATAAGAGATACAATACCTTCAGTTGCTGCAAATTTTTTAAAAACTCTTAACTTTAGTGTATTAGTTATAAGTTCAAATGAAAAAGACTTATTTAGTACCGTTGTGTACGATATAAATTCATTTATAGAAATAAAAAGCCATAATGAAATTTTAATAAAATTAAACAATCATAGTTATATACCAGAAGATTTTTTTAATATTGAAACATTAAATATAGGATTTATTGGTTTAGATTTTGAACAGGCTTTAAGAATAAGAATAAATGGAAAAGCAAAATTAAAAGACAATCAACTTTTTGTCACAATAGAAGAGATATATTCTAATTGTCCTAAATATATCCAAAGAAGAGTCTTAAAAAAACAATTAGAAAGAGTAGAAGCACAAGTAACTACAAATCTAAATAAAATAAAAGATGATATAAATACTATAATATCAAATTCAGATACATTTTTTTTAGGCTCTTTTCACAAAATAAAAGGATTAGATATTTCTCATAAAGGAGGGAAAAGAGGATTTGTAAATGTACTATCTTCTAAACAATTATCATTTGAAGATAGACCGGGGAATAACTTATATAACTCTTTAGGAAATATTCATACAAATCCCTATATTAGCATGTTTTTTATTGATTTTAAAAGAAATAATACCTATCATATTAAAGGTAAAGCAGAAATTGAAGAGATTGTAATAAATGAAAAAAAACGATTAAGAGTTATAATAGAGATAAATAATATTACAAAAAATTTAAATAGTTTTTTACTTAACTATATAGAAAAAACATAAATAATAAGAGAATACAACTCTCTTATTGTTATATATTAATTAAAGTATCAAAAATATCTGTCTTATTTTTATTTGTTCTTTTCTCTGCAAATATTGAAGTTGTATTTGTATTTGATTCTTCAACATCTAAACTTTTCATCTCTTTTTCTAAAAGATCCAAAAATCTGTTATCCTCTTTACAATGATTAGTTCTACTTTTTATATACTTTTCATGTAATAATATCTCTTTATCTATTTCAATTTTCATAATAATCCTTTTTTATTCTTTATAAATTTAGCATTTATTTGTGTAGTGTTGATAAATAACTGCTTTTTACTTTCTTGTTAAAAAATTAAGATATAGTTAACCATTAAAAATAAAGGCACATTATGGCAATAAAGAAAAATCAAACAGTAACTATGAATTTTGAATTAAAAATAAATGATGAGATATTAGAAAGCAATATTGATAGCGAACCTATCGTATTTACATATGAATCAGGAGAAATAATTCCAGGATTAGAGACAAGAATTGAAGATATGAACGAAGGTGAAACAAAAAAAATAAAAGTACCAGCAGATGAAGCATATGGAGCATATAATGATGAACTTGCTGAAACTCTACCAATATCTGATTTTGAAGGAATAAATCTTGAAATAGGAATGGTTCTTGAAGCAGATGGAGAAAATGGTGAAATATTTAAAGCAACAGTAACTGAAGTTACAGAAGAAAATGTAACAGTAGATTATAATCACCCTCTTGCAGGATGTGATTTAGACTTTACTGTTCTTATACAAAAAGTGATTTAATTAAGAAGAAAAAATATCTTCTTAATTAATTTTTAGTAAGTTTTGTTAAAACTTTTAATTGTTCTTTACTTAAAATATTTTGTGTTCGATAAAGACAAGATAAATGAGCTTTTGTCGCATCTGCTTTAAGTTCTGCAATTTTTTCTACTAATCCCATAAGTTCACTTGGTTTTGAACCAGATATAATTTTAGAAGAAACTTCTTTCTCAAGTGGAGCAATTTGTTTTTTTATAGAAATAACACTAGTCATTGTATCTTTTCTAACAACTAATAACTTCTCTTTTTGAGTTTCATTTAAAGCTAACTCTTTATTATTCCAGTTATTTTTAATATCCATAGTATAATGTGGCATCATTCCTGTAATTAAAAAAGGTGGTTTTTTAGCCGCATTCAACGATGTAAAAGTTATTGCAATTGCAAAAACTACTAAAAACAGTTTTTTATTCATATTCATCCTTTAAATTTTAGATGAGTATATTATATAATATCTTAGATACTGATTATCAAAATTAGTATACTATTTCTTTAACTTTAAAAAATCACCATCAATAATCATTAATTTAACACCATTTTCTGTTATAGAACGATGAGAACTTAAATCATCAGAAACTACGTATGACATTCCTGGTGTTAGGATAGACTTCGTTCCATCTTTTAACTCATTTACAACTTCTCCTTCTAAACAATAGACAATATGACCTTTTTCACACCAATGGTCTGCAAAATAGTTTTTCGAATATTCAACAATTCTAATTCTTAGACCTTCAAATTGTACTGTCTGCCAATATGCAAAGCCTGTTTCACCTTTATGTTCAGTTTTAGAGATATTACTCCAATCAATAGTTTGAAATGGTATGTTTTTATTGTTATTCATTTTATTCCTTTAATGTATAAATATTTTGTAGCAATTTAGAAGAATAACCTTAATTTTCAGAGAAAGTTGAAAAGTATATAATAAATTTGTTTAAATATTATTCTTTTAATAAATTAATATCTTGCATGTCCAAAAAAATCTTAAAAGGTTTAAATAAATCAATATCTGGCACAGTATTAGCAACTATTTTTGTATCAGCCCAAGGATAAGGTATTTTTGTAAACCAATCAAAAATTTCAAAATAAAACTCTTTTTCCAATATAATCATATTTTCTATTGTTATATTTAAATAGTCAACTAAATCATTATCTTTAGAATTAAAACTCCAGTAATAAGACCCATATCCAAAACGAATCATATTATTTTCTTTTTCAGTCATAATAACAAACCAATTACATTTTACTGATTTATTATCTTGAACTAAACTATCAGTCAAGCATATAGTATATATATTTTCATAAGTTTTATTAAAATCATTTATCAAGACTTTGCTAATAGATGTTAAGCCTAGAGTTTCAGAAGGAAATGAAATATTTTCTGTTTTTAATTTCATATCAAGTTTTGCAGAACTTGTAAATATATTTTTCATTAAATGAGGTTTATTATTATCTTTTGCATAAATATACTTTGAGATTTTATTTTTATAGTTTTCATTCATATTATTTCCTTTATGTAGTATATAAACCTTAACAAAATAAAATGAGTTTCTAGTGTGTTTTTATATTTTTGAATAATACTTAATTAATAAATTAATTTTATAATTTACTATTTTTATCAAAAATGAACAATACAATCTTTCTAACAGTTTTTATCGAAGAATATACAAAAGTTCTAAAAAAGAAATTGTCAGGAAAAAATACCTTTTTTTCAGATAATTTATTTAAAAAAACAATAGCATCTACACCTTGATATAATTTTTTATCATCTACTTTTATGATAAATCCATCATTTATATCAAATCCTAAAGATTTAAAGTCTTTTAACTGATTTATACTATCTCTTGCATTGGTTAATATTAAATTATGATTTTCTTTTATTTTTATATATTGAGCATATGAGTTACAAAAAGGGCATTCTTTATCATAAAATAGTTCTATTTTCATCTAAAGATTATACTACATAATTTAAAAATTTAACTCTTAGTTTTTATACTTAATTTTTCTTTTAAAATTTAGCTTCTTTAATTTTGATACTATTAATAAAAAGGATTTATTATGAAGAAGCTATCTCTAGTATTATTTTTTATCTTATCACTTAATCTTCTTGCAAAAGAAATACAAATTGTTAGATATGAATACAATGATAAAGTCCATTACGGAAAGATTAATAAGAATACTATCCAACCCTTAGAAGATAATATATACAAAGAATTAAAACCTCATGGTAATCCAATTCCTCTCTCAAAAGTTAAACTATTGTTACCAACAAAACCACAAAATGTATTTGCCGTAGGTATGAATTTTGCTAGTCATTTAGCTTCATCTTCAAATATGCCTCCACCTCTATTTTTTAAATCACCCTCTTCATTAATAAAAAGTGGAGAAACAGTTTTTTTACCTAAAGATTCAAAAAATGTCCACTTTGAAGGTGAATTAGTTTTAGTTATTGGTAAAAAAACAAAAAATGTTTCAATAAAAGAAGCTCCAAATTATATCTTTGGTGTTACTGTTGGAAATGATTTAACTGAAAGAAACTGGCAAAGTGAAGATTTACAATGGATGAGAGCAAAAGCAAGTGATGGTTTTGGACCAATTGGTTCACGTATAACTATTGGAGTTGATTACAATAATTTATTACTTACAACAAAACTAAATGGAGAAATTGTTCAACAAGAAAATACAAAATATATGATACATAAACCAGCAAAGGTTGTTAGTTATCTAAGTAAATATTT carries:
- a CDS encoding matrixin family metalloprotease → MFFKILLLFFLLVNISSASYKKLRIGKIDDYYKDRISEYELRTIIDEIEYFLEAELNMNIFDYSQLQGKDINIVYVPPSKLEKRIEHHIRKLKQKEKEIKKLQKSFPKKIKDVNKLKKLFTKQNNILNKRMRDLNDYIREVNKKKNVSKSEYNKIQNYVKKQKTKLHIQLKKLKKEQSYVKSVVDKYNKNIRLYNSLIRKHNKYNNELEVMSRNFKKIKGMTFGIKEIRLKTYYKDGKIVKEKNIRNNMNKIDIYGFDSLKELKTILAHEILHLVGIPHINAKNALMNPIIQKNQLEKLSLTREDIINFEKHF
- a CDS encoding CGNR zinc finger domain-containing protein, whose protein sequence is MQKKYFDDIVSYRALLKKSFNEYSESENTMNDLVEKTNNILFENKVHPQVRIEDNTYILDFSIKANKYNLFLTLIAIEVAKLLNSKELQYLKKCHNHTCSLLFIDTSKNHSRRWCSMEGCGNRSKVNSFTKRQKNYQAKKNNVF
- a CDS encoding VOC family protein encodes the protein MKVGHIGINVRDIEVSKKFYINLFDFEIIAESKEKDKKYVFLGNNGELLITLWEQSNKEFSKTTAGLHHLAFVLKDLDELKVFEEKIEKFNIEKIYDTVVSHREGAESGGLFFLDPDRTRLEVYVTKGAHTCKPASDDSPSCGFF
- a CDS encoding pyridoxamine 5'-phosphate oxidase family protein; this translates as MSSIYHEGEYYIQEKMGVRKDSDSLSSMIRDTIPSVAANFLKTLNFSVLVISSNEKDLFSTVVYDINSFIEIKSHNEILIKLNNHSYIPEDFFNIETLNIGFIGLDFEQALRIRINGKAKLKDNQLFVTIEEIYSNCPKYIQRRVLKKQLERVEAQVTTNLNKIKDDINTIISNSDTFFLGSFHKIKGLDISHKGGKRGFVNVLSSKQLSFEDRPGNNLYNSLGNIHTNPYISMFFIDFKRNNTYHIKGKAEIEEIVINEKKRLRVIIEINNITKNLNSFLLNYIEKT
- a CDS encoding peptidylprolyl isomerase, whose protein sequence is MAIKKNQTVTMNFELKINDEILESNIDSEPIVFTYESGEIIPGLETRIEDMNEGETKKIKVPADEAYGAYNDELAETLPISDFEGINLEIGMVLEADGENGEIFKATVTEVTEENVTVDYNHPLAGCDLDFTVLIQKVI
- a CDS encoding Spy/CpxP family protein refolding chaperone, with the protein product MNKKLFLVVFAIAITFTSLNAAKKPPFLITGMMPHYTMDIKNNWNNKELALNETQKEKLLVVRKDTMTSVISIKKQIAPLEKEVSSKIISGSKPSELMGLVEKIAELKADATKAHLSCLYRTQNILSKEQLKVLTKLTKN
- a CDS encoding DHCW motif cupin fold protein is translated as MNNNKNIPFQTIDWSNISKTEHKGETGFAYWQTVQFEGLRIRIVEYSKNYFADHWCEKGHIVYCLEGEVVNELKDGTKSILTPGMSYVVSDDLSSHRSITENGVKLMIIDGDFLKLKK
- a CDS encoding DCC1-like thiol-disulfide oxidoreductase family protein; this translates as MKIELFYDKECPFCNSYAQYIKIKENHNLILTNARDSINQLKDFKSLGFDINDGFIIKVDDKKLYQGVDAIVFLNKLSEKKVFFPDNFFFRTFVYSSIKTVRKIVLFIFDKNSKL
- a CDS encoding fumarylacetoacetate hydrolase family protein; this encodes MKKLSLVLFFILSLNLLAKEIQIVRYEYNDKVHYGKINKNTIQPLEDNIYKELKPHGNPIPLSKVKLLLPTKPQNVFAVGMNFASHLASSSNMPPPLFFKSPSSLIKSGETVFLPKDSKNVHFEGELVLVIGKKTKNVSIKEAPNYIFGVTVGNDLTERNWQSEDLQWMRAKASDGFGPIGSRITIGVDYNNLLLTTKLNGEIVQQENTKYMIHKPAKVVSYLSKYFTLMPGDLIYMGTPGRTQSLNNADIVSVEIEKLGKVVNTIKE